A stretch of the Aspergillus puulaauensis MK2 DNA, chromosome 6, nearly complete sequence genome encodes the following:
- a CDS encoding transketolase family protein (COG:G;~EggNog:ENOG410PFPE;~InterPro:IPR029061,IPR020826,IPR033248,IPR033247, IPR009014,IPR005474,IPR005475;~PFAM:PF13292,PF02779,PF00456,PF00676;~go_function: GO:0003824 - catalytic activity [Evidence IEA]): MTSSLVNGSSSQHDVVLKTFRLLIADLCQQFGGGHPGGAIGMAAIGVALWRYSMRYAPHTPDFFNRDRFVLSNGHTCLFQYTWLHLTGYKAMTFEQLKSYHSDRVDALCPGHPEIEHEGVEVTTGPLGQGVANAVGLAMASKNLGATYNRPGYDVVNNHTWCMIGDACLQEGVALEAISLAGHWKLNNLTIMYDNNQITCDGSVDLTNTEDINAKMRASGWDVIDVEDGCYDVEGLVQALSKARASTEKPTFINVRTVIGLDSKVAGQAAAHGAAFGVADVADMKRKLGFNPEEHFVIGDAAREFFADIPARGEGFVKEWNDLVQRYTEAHPELGAEFQRRVRGELPADWQDRIPTEFPDKPTASRASSGQVFNPLAQSINSFMVGTADLSPSVNMIWKGKVDFQHPDLRTTCGINGDYSGRYIHYGVREHAMAAISNGLAAFNPSTFIPITSSFFMFYLYAAPAVRMGALQHLQVIHAATHDSIGMGEDGPTHQPIELASLYRAMPNLLFIRPGDGEETAGAWIAAINAKTSSTIISTSRHALPQLKQTRRDGVLKGAYVLEEAESADVTLIGVGAELSFALDVAAQLKEKKGITARVVSFPCQRIFEQQPLEYRRSVLQRHKGIPAVVIEPYAPNGWERYANAGISIKRFGHSLPGKAAYKFFGFETGVMTDKVGDYLERIKGDEALRGEFVDL, from the exons ATGACTTCCTCTCTGGTGAACGGCTCAAGCAGCCAGCATGATGTTGTGCTCAAGACCTTCCGGCTCCTCATTGCCGACCTCTGCCAGCAGTTCGGTGGCGGACACCCTGG GGGTGCGATTGGTATGGCAGCCATCGGAGTCGCTCTTTGGCGCTACAGTATGCGATATGCGCCGCACACTCCGGACTTCTTCAACCGTGACCGCTTCGTACTGTCCAACGGCCACACCTGTCTCTTCCAGTACACTTGGCTCCACCTGACGGGCTACAAGGCCATGACATTTGAGCAGCTAAAGTCATACCACTCTGACCGCGTTGATGCGCTGTGCCCTGGTCACCCTGAGATTGAGCATGAAGGTGTTGAAGTCACCACTGGTCCACTTGGGCAGGGTGTCGCAAACGCTGTCGGTCTCGCGATGGCCTCGAAGAACCTGGGCGCCACATATAACCGACCCGGATACGATGTTGTCAACAACCACACATGGTGTATGATTGGGGATGCCTGTCTGCAGGAAGGTGTTGCTCTAGAAGCTATCTCTCTGGCTGGACACTGGAAACTCAACAACCTGACCATCATGTACGACAACAACCAGATCACTTGTGACGGTTCTGTCGATCTCACCAACACCGAAGATATCAACGCCAAGATGCGTGCGAGCGGATGGGACGTTATTGATGTTGAGGATGGCTGCTACGACGTTGAGGGTCTCGTCCAAGCGTTGAGCAAGGCTCGCGCTTCCACTGAGAAGCCTACCTTCATCAACGTCCGCACAGTCATTGGTCTCGACAGTAAGGTTGCAGGACAGGCAGCTGCCCACGGCGCGGCATTTGGCGTTGCAGACGTCGCCGATATGAAGCGCAAGCTCGGCTTCAACCCAGAGGAGCACTTTGTCATTGGCGATGCGGCGCGCGAGTTCTTCGCTGATATTCCTGCTCGTGGCGAGGGCTTCGTCAAGGAGTGGAATGATCTCGTTCAGCGGTATACCGAAGCGCACCCAGAGTTGGGCGCTGAGTTCCAACGTCGCGTACGTGGTGAACTGCCAGCTGACTGGCAGGACCGCATTCCCACTGAATTCCCCGACAAGCCGACTGCATCGCGTGCCTCGTCCGGCCAGGTTTTCAACCCCCTCGCACAATCTATCAACTCGTTCATGGTTGGCACGGCCGATCTGTCACCGTCAGTCAACATGATCTGGAAGGGCAAGGTTGACTTCCAACAC CCCGACCTCCGCACCACCTGCGGCATCAACGGCGACTACTCCGGTCGTTACATCCACTACGGTGTCCGCGAACACGCCATGGCCGCCATCTCCAACGGTCTTGCGGCCTTCAACCCCAGCACCTTCATCCCGATtacctcctccttcttcatgTTCTACCTCTACGCCGCCCCCGCCGTCCGTATGGGCGcgcttcaacacctccaagtCATTCACGCAGCAACCCACGACTCCATCGGTATGGGTGAGGATGGCCCAACGCATCAGCCAATTGAGCTGGCCTCGTTATACCGCGCCATGCCAAACCTCCTATTCATCCGGcctggagatggcgaagaaaCCGCAGGTGCCTGGATCGCCGCTATCAACGCGAAGACGTCTTCCACCATTATCTCTACATCCCGACACGCCCTCCCTCAGCTCAAACAGACCCGTCGCGATGGTGTACTAAAGGGAGCATACGTcctcgaagaagccgagTCAGCAGATGTAACACTCATCGGTGTCGGTGCCGAACTATCCTTCGCTTTGGACGTCGCCGCCCAgctcaaggagaagaagggcatcaCGGCCCGGGTTGTCAGTTTCCCCTGCCAGCGTATcttcgagcagcagccccTCGAGTACAGGCGCAGCGTTCTGCAACGACACAAGGGTATCCCGGCCGTGGTAATTGAGCCGTACGCACCAAACGGCTGGGAGCGGTACGCAAATGCGGGCATTTCAATCAAGCGGTTTGGACACAGTCTGCCTGGTAAGGCGGCATATAAGTTCTTTGGCTTCGAGACGGGAGTCATGACGGACAAGGTTGGGGATTACCTGGAGAGGAtcaagggcgacgaggcgCTGAGGGGGGAGTTTGTTGACCTGTAA
- a CDS encoding uncharacterized protein (COG:S;~EggNog:ENOG410PZRM), with amino-acid sequence MPGLKLFRLQCSLPSLDLQKIMSALDCMPSLRVLSLWGVNPRYPGTNEGNSILMTEMDRTAPITSLRLMCDNLRAQDLEQFIRWPKTLTRFRLVGGIQSEPVADLPTLGNWLSIHKTTLRSIRIGSLALTTRGQLLDLTAFMSLETFSIQPQVIRLPGGEFPYHDVHLLLGPKLHTFTLEHPLCAYQIDFGDVEEQWIRHLAKTATRLKSALRWINIIWHVDDDNFGCLQDRIDRLNRQTQVEVGMEHLGVAEYTGMD; translated from the exons ATGCCCGGGCTCAAACTGTTCCGACTGCAATGCTCTCTTCCAAGCCTCGACTTACAAAAAATCATGAGCGCTCTTGATTGCATGCCTTCTCTTCGcgttctttctctttgggGGGTGAATCCCCGGTATCCAGGCACCAATGAAGGGAATAGCATACTGATGACCGAG ATGGACCGAACCGCGCCGATTACATCTCTCAGATTGATGTGTGATAATCTACGAGCTCAAGATTTGGAACAATTTATCCGATGGCCGAAAACTCTTACTAGATTCCGTTTGGTTGGAGGGATACAAAGCGAACCCGTTGCCGACCTTCCCACCCTGGGCAATTGGCTGTCCATTCACAAGACAACTCTACGGTCAATTAGGATTGGATCCCTCGCTCTCACCACCAGGGGGCAGCTTTTAGATTTAACTGCCTTCATGAGCCTAGAAACCTTCAGTATCCAGCCGCAGGTTATTCGCCTGCCAGGAGGCGAATTCCCATACCACGATGTGCATTTGTTGCTTGGCCCGAAACTCCATACATTCACGCTGGAGCATCCGTTGTGTGCATATCAGATTGACTTTGGCGACGTTGAGGAGCAGTGGATTCGCCATCTTGCGAAAACGGCAACACGTCTAAAGTCAGCCCTACGTTGGATTAACATCATTTGGCATGTCGATGATGATAACTTTGGTTGTCTCCAGGACAGAATTGATCGACTGAACCGGCAGACACAAGTCGAGGTTGGTATGGAACATCTTGGCGTTGCGGAATATACCGGTATGGATTGA